In the Cheilinus undulatus linkage group 19, ASM1832078v1, whole genome shotgun sequence genome, one interval contains:
- the ncapg2 gene encoding condensin-2 complex subunit G2 isoform X1, producing MSKREAFLEAACKENVQDFLRFIQLHKDKAEPFDVEEVLQEITRDQRQTLWAKLASLLQDVLQELPEEERREEGMELESAADPKHVMAVVDGVTLVALASLKVLQEGDSYTSLLETTHRLHAVLESLPVSEAPLQLQILTLCEAWWKNGLKEKEKFGQTALLLSLQRSFTGKKPGVEIQRIWRLHDVLSSLDFTSEDNKKATDLLLQCFQLPTFIKHEDGKRFLVALFSWNVSFIPMIHGTVKNELEFYSKTTTAHITEVYFRAWKKASGDFLEEIESSCVQDFMRSAILLPRNSPVFDKVRQVVNYFHKRKSCPRVEKMLYNLYKPILWRALSAPNFEVRANATLLFAEAFPIHDPDQSCTNIDETIQKQLDTGMDLINDSHPTVRSSATLGVCKILAKCWELFPPTIITDFLKKMMDLATDSSSADVRCSVFKSLPIVLDNPLSHPILEKLLPTLKYSLHDNSEKVRAAFIDVLIKGKEVRAFKFWNVCNTDHLLARLAIDTHPVSKRIVNLLSKSFFPVSEPEREWCSRCITLIQMNPMAARKFYHYTAQFTASSNILNLMLAIRRVLNSCIQSDSDMSDINDSNKENSGAQADPLLDKITIARLLEVIAILWKTVEQALKRNEEAQKYMFTKFGSVMSKYFQAFEDEQCTAPLIQLVSFMPPAAVPTFSCGVLSRLRRMDSGAAPAQYGQLLHCVCSWGLGADVLELITDWLTEALPNQGEEGNSNRRVRIQETVEAKPDLALIYLDYLLNHASTREIVLGLGEGSLKQLHTVLGNWQSVLYCHLNSATEDPKSPDVETALKAFMYHSRLGAHLQHNFSESRDYLLSMERVASWVAEKVLPFLTKPVNSDESEQDSDKSQRLAAEITESFLSVCRDIILVGLGDKTFKGQILHLCLISVMSDAGYLCIPAVLPVLKEVASDAESELAQGDQEDPTCNNLGVIAKIFQVIIELLARRLKKEPEEGLQLCQSAIPGLTDFLQVAQTWDRESLYGIFSTLFAVIIVEKTRLLQKMTHPEEMITPESVDNMPPLSSVLLSVILKSPSVTSAFLKEVSSTLDSEDISSLNNLAAVLHILAVIKQTTQSKASLKSAAVSVQQQLHKHAVTSTDVQRVIYESSVKTLNEILAL from the exons ATGTCCAAGCGGGAGGCGTTTTTAGAGGCCGCTTGTAAGGAAAATGTACAGGACTTCCTTCGCTTCATCCAGCTTCAT AAGGACAAAGCCGAGCCTTTCGATGTGGAGGAAGTGTTACAGGAAATAACCCGAGACCAGAGACAGACTCTGTGGGCCAAACTGGCTTCACTCCTTCAGGATGTCCTGCAGGAATTACCTGAGGAGGAGCGCAGGGAGGAGGGCATGGAGCTGGAGTCAGCTGCTGACCCT aAACATGTCATGGCTGTTGTGGACGGTGTGACACTCGTAGCTTTAGCATCCTTAAAAGTACTACAAGAAGGCGACAGCTACACTTCCCTTCTGGAAACAACACACAGGCTTCATG CTGTCTTGGAGTCGCTGCCTGTGTCGGAGGCTCCTCTGCAGCTCCAGATCCTGACTTTGTGCGAGGCCTGGTGGAAGAATGGCctgaaggagaaagaaaagTTTGGTCAAActgccctcctcctctccttgcAGAGGTCTTTCACTGGGAAGAAACCA GGTGTCGAGATCCAAAGAATTTGGCGTCTCCATGATGTACTCTCAAGCTTAGACTTCACATCAGAGGACAACAAGAAGGCCACCGACCTGttgcttcagtgttttcagCTTCCTACTTTCATCAAACATGAAGAT GGAAAGCGATTTCTGGTCGCTCTTTTCAGCTGGAACGTCAGCTTCATCCCAATGATTCACGGCACTGTCAAAAATGAGCTGGAGTTCTACAGCAA GACTACAACTGCCCACATTACAGAGGTCTACTTCAGAGCATGGAAGAAGGCTAGCGGGGACTTCCTGGAGGAGATTGAGAGCTCATGTGTTCAGGATTTTATGAGGAGTGCAATCTTACTTCCTAGAAATTCTCCTGTGTTTGACAAAGTCCGGCAG GTTGTGAACTATTTCCACAAGAGGAAGAGCTGCCCCAGGGTGGAGAAGATGCTCTATAACCTCTACAAGCCCATTCTCTGGAGAGCTTTAAGC GCCCCAAACTTTGAGGTGCGAGCAAATGCTACACTGCTTTTCGCTGAGGCGTTCCCTATCCATGATCCGGACCAGAGCTGCACCAATATAGATGAGACCATCCAGAAGCAGCTGGACACAGGAATG GACCTCATCAATGATAGCCATCCCACCGTTCGCTCCAGTGCCACCCTGGGAGTCTGTAAGATCCTTGCTAAGTGTTGGGAGCTCTTTCCTCCTACAATCATCACTGACTTCCTGAAGAAGATGATGGATCTGGCAACCGACAGTAGCTCTGCTGACGTCCGGTGCTCAGTCTTCAAG TCTCTGCCCATTGTCTTGGACAACCCTCTCAGCCATCCAATACTGGAGAAACTCCTGCCCACTCTGAAGTACAGCCTTCACGACAACTCTGAGAAAGTGCGGGCAGCTTTCATTGACGTGCTTATCAAGGGCAAGGAAGTGCGAGCATTCAAG TTTTGGAACGTTTGCAACACAGACCACCTGCTGGCCCGTCTCGCCATCGACACACATCCAGTTTCAAAGCGCATCGTCAACCTCCTCTCCAAGTCCTTCTTCCCCGTCAGTGAACCGGAGCGGGAGTGGTGCTCGCGCTGCATCACCCTCATCCAGATGAACCCCATGGCTGCCCGGAAGTTCTACCATTACACCGCACAGTTCACCGCCTCTTCTAACATAT TAAACTTGATGTTAGCCATCCGTCGGGTTCTGAACAGCTGCATCCAGAGTGACAGCGACATGTCGGACATTAATGACAGCAACAAGGAGAACAGCGGCGCA CAGGCTGATCCTCTGCTGGACAAAATCACGATTGCTCGTCTGCTGGAGGTCATCGCCATCCTGTGGAAAACTGTGGAGCAAGCACTGAAACGAAACGAAGAGGCCCAGAAGTACATGTTCACCAAGTTTGGAAGTGTCATGTCCAAATATTTCCAGGCTTTTGAG GATGAACAATGCACTGCTCCTCTCATACAGCTGGTCTCATTCATGCCCCCAGCTGCAGTTCCAACATTCAG CTGTGGTGTCCTGTCCAGGCTGCGGAGGATGGACTCGGGAGCGGCTCCTGCACAGTACGGCCAGCTGTTGCACTGCGTGTGCAGCTGGGGCCTGGGTGCAGACGTCCTCGAACTCATCACTGACTGGCTCACTGAGGCTCTGCCCAACCAAGGG GAGGAGGGAAACTCCAATAGAAGGGTGCGCATTCAGGAGACAGTGGAGGCCAAACCAGACCTGGCACTGATTTATCTGGATTATCTGCTCAACCACGCATCAACACGGGAGATAGTCCTCGGACTCGGTGAGGGGTCACTGAAGCAGCTCCATACAGTTCTAGGAAACTGGCAG TCAGTGCTGTACTGCCACCTCAACTCTGCCACAGAAGATCCTAAAAGTCCTGATGTGGAGACGGCGCTGAAAGCTTTTATGTACCACAGCCGCCTGGGTGCACATCTACAACATAAT TTCTCAGAGAGTCGAGACTATCTGCTCTCTATGGAGCGTGTGGCATCATGGGTAGCTGAGAAGGTCCTTCCCTTCCTGACTAAACCAGTCAACAGTGATGAGAGTGAACAGGATTCAGACAAGTCACAGCGACTGGCTGCAGAGATAACTGAG AGCTTCCTGTCAGTGTGCCGAGACATTATTCTCGTGGGTTTGGGTGATAAGACATTCAAAGGTCAAATCCTCCACCTGTGCTTGATCTCAGTCATGTCAG ATGCAGGCTATCTTTGCATTCCTGCAGTGCTGCCTGTTTTAAAGGAGGTGGCGTCTGATGCAGAGAGTGAGCTGGCTCAGGGAGACCAAGAGGACCCGACATGTAACAATCTGGGTGTGATCGCTAAAATCTTCCAGGTGATCATAGAGCTCTTAGCCCGCCGTCTGAAGAAGGAACCAGAGGAAGGGCTACAG CTGTGCCAGTCAGCCATCCCGGGCCTGACAGACTTCCTCCAGGTGGCTCAGACTTGGGACAGAGAGTCGCTCTATGGGATCTTTTCAACTCTTTTCGCTGTCATCATTGTAGAGAAGACACGTTTGCTACAGAAG ATGACCCATCCTGAGGAGATGATCACTCCAGAGTCAGTGGACAACATGCCTCCTCTGTCCAGCGTTCTGCTCTCTGTCATCCTAAAATCACCCTCTGTTACCAG tgcaTTTTTGAAAGAAGTGAGCTCAACTTTGGACTCTGAGGACATCAGTAGTCTAAATAATCTGGCTGCTGTGCTGCACATCTTGGCTGTCATCAAACAAA CCACTCAGTCCAAGGCTAGCTTGAAGAGCGCCGCCGTGTCTGTCCAGCAGCAGCTTCATAAACACGCCGTCACATCGACAGACGTCCAGAG GGTTATTTATGAATCTTCTGTGAAGACCTTGAATGAAATTCTGGCTTTATAG
- the ncapg2 gene encoding condensin-2 complex subunit G2 isoform X2: MSKREAFLEAACKENVQDFLRFIQLHKDKAEPFDVEEVLQEITRDQRQTLWAKLASLLQDVLQELPEEERREEGMELESAADPKHVMAVVDGVTLVALASLKVLQEGDSYTSLLETTHRLHAVLESLPVSEAPLQLQILTLCEAWWKNGLKEKEKFGQTALLLSLQRSFTGKKPGVEIQRIWRLHDVLSSLDFTSEDNKKATDLLLQCFQLPTFIKHEDGKRFLVALFSWNVSFIPMIHGTVKNELEFYSKTTTAHITEVYFRAWKKASGDFLEEIESSCVQDFMRSAILLPRNSPVFDKVRQVVNYFHKRKSCPRVEKMLYNLYKPILWRALSAPNFEVRANATLLFAEAFPIHDPDQSCTNIDETIQKQLDTGMDLINDSHPTVRSSATLGVCKILAKCWELFPPTIITDFLKKMMDLATDSSSADVRCSVFKSLPIVLDNPLSHPILEKLLPTLKYSLHDNSEKVRAAFIDVLIKGKEVRAFKFWNVCNTDHLLARLAIDTHPVSKRIVNLLSKSFFPVSEPEREWCSRCITLIQMNPMAARKFYHYTAQFTASSNILNLMLAIRRVLNSCIQSDSDMSDINDSNKENSGAADPLLDKITIARLLEVIAILWKTVEQALKRNEEAQKYMFTKFGSVMSKYFQAFEDEQCTAPLIQLVSFMPPAAVPTFSCGVLSRLRRMDSGAAPAQYGQLLHCVCSWGLGADVLELITDWLTEALPNQGEEGNSNRRVRIQETVEAKPDLALIYLDYLLNHASTREIVLGLGEGSLKQLHTVLGNWQSVLYCHLNSATEDPKSPDVETALKAFMYHSRLGAHLQHNFSESRDYLLSMERVASWVAEKVLPFLTKPVNSDESEQDSDKSQRLAAEITESFLSVCRDIILVGLGDKTFKGQILHLCLISVMSDAGYLCIPAVLPVLKEVASDAESELAQGDQEDPTCNNLGVIAKIFQVIIELLARRLKKEPEEGLQLCQSAIPGLTDFLQVAQTWDRESLYGIFSTLFAVIIVEKTRLLQKMTHPEEMITPESVDNMPPLSSVLLSVILKSPSVTSAFLKEVSSTLDSEDISSLNNLAAVLHILAVIKQTTQSKASLKSAAVSVQQQLHKHAVTSTDVQRVIYESSVKTLNEILAL, from the exons ATGTCCAAGCGGGAGGCGTTTTTAGAGGCCGCTTGTAAGGAAAATGTACAGGACTTCCTTCGCTTCATCCAGCTTCAT AAGGACAAAGCCGAGCCTTTCGATGTGGAGGAAGTGTTACAGGAAATAACCCGAGACCAGAGACAGACTCTGTGGGCCAAACTGGCTTCACTCCTTCAGGATGTCCTGCAGGAATTACCTGAGGAGGAGCGCAGGGAGGAGGGCATGGAGCTGGAGTCAGCTGCTGACCCT aAACATGTCATGGCTGTTGTGGACGGTGTGACACTCGTAGCTTTAGCATCCTTAAAAGTACTACAAGAAGGCGACAGCTACACTTCCCTTCTGGAAACAACACACAGGCTTCATG CTGTCTTGGAGTCGCTGCCTGTGTCGGAGGCTCCTCTGCAGCTCCAGATCCTGACTTTGTGCGAGGCCTGGTGGAAGAATGGCctgaaggagaaagaaaagTTTGGTCAAActgccctcctcctctccttgcAGAGGTCTTTCACTGGGAAGAAACCA GGTGTCGAGATCCAAAGAATTTGGCGTCTCCATGATGTACTCTCAAGCTTAGACTTCACATCAGAGGACAACAAGAAGGCCACCGACCTGttgcttcagtgttttcagCTTCCTACTTTCATCAAACATGAAGAT GGAAAGCGATTTCTGGTCGCTCTTTTCAGCTGGAACGTCAGCTTCATCCCAATGATTCACGGCACTGTCAAAAATGAGCTGGAGTTCTACAGCAA GACTACAACTGCCCACATTACAGAGGTCTACTTCAGAGCATGGAAGAAGGCTAGCGGGGACTTCCTGGAGGAGATTGAGAGCTCATGTGTTCAGGATTTTATGAGGAGTGCAATCTTACTTCCTAGAAATTCTCCTGTGTTTGACAAAGTCCGGCAG GTTGTGAACTATTTCCACAAGAGGAAGAGCTGCCCCAGGGTGGAGAAGATGCTCTATAACCTCTACAAGCCCATTCTCTGGAGAGCTTTAAGC GCCCCAAACTTTGAGGTGCGAGCAAATGCTACACTGCTTTTCGCTGAGGCGTTCCCTATCCATGATCCGGACCAGAGCTGCACCAATATAGATGAGACCATCCAGAAGCAGCTGGACACAGGAATG GACCTCATCAATGATAGCCATCCCACCGTTCGCTCCAGTGCCACCCTGGGAGTCTGTAAGATCCTTGCTAAGTGTTGGGAGCTCTTTCCTCCTACAATCATCACTGACTTCCTGAAGAAGATGATGGATCTGGCAACCGACAGTAGCTCTGCTGACGTCCGGTGCTCAGTCTTCAAG TCTCTGCCCATTGTCTTGGACAACCCTCTCAGCCATCCAATACTGGAGAAACTCCTGCCCACTCTGAAGTACAGCCTTCACGACAACTCTGAGAAAGTGCGGGCAGCTTTCATTGACGTGCTTATCAAGGGCAAGGAAGTGCGAGCATTCAAG TTTTGGAACGTTTGCAACACAGACCACCTGCTGGCCCGTCTCGCCATCGACACACATCCAGTTTCAAAGCGCATCGTCAACCTCCTCTCCAAGTCCTTCTTCCCCGTCAGTGAACCGGAGCGGGAGTGGTGCTCGCGCTGCATCACCCTCATCCAGATGAACCCCATGGCTGCCCGGAAGTTCTACCATTACACCGCACAGTTCACCGCCTCTTCTAACATAT TAAACTTGATGTTAGCCATCCGTCGGGTTCTGAACAGCTGCATCCAGAGTGACAGCGACATGTCGGACATTAATGACAGCAACAAGGAGAACAGCGGCGCA GCTGATCCTCTGCTGGACAAAATCACGATTGCTCGTCTGCTGGAGGTCATCGCCATCCTGTGGAAAACTGTGGAGCAAGCACTGAAACGAAACGAAGAGGCCCAGAAGTACATGTTCACCAAGTTTGGAAGTGTCATGTCCAAATATTTCCAGGCTTTTGAG GATGAACAATGCACTGCTCCTCTCATACAGCTGGTCTCATTCATGCCCCCAGCTGCAGTTCCAACATTCAG CTGTGGTGTCCTGTCCAGGCTGCGGAGGATGGACTCGGGAGCGGCTCCTGCACAGTACGGCCAGCTGTTGCACTGCGTGTGCAGCTGGGGCCTGGGTGCAGACGTCCTCGAACTCATCACTGACTGGCTCACTGAGGCTCTGCCCAACCAAGGG GAGGAGGGAAACTCCAATAGAAGGGTGCGCATTCAGGAGACAGTGGAGGCCAAACCAGACCTGGCACTGATTTATCTGGATTATCTGCTCAACCACGCATCAACACGGGAGATAGTCCTCGGACTCGGTGAGGGGTCACTGAAGCAGCTCCATACAGTTCTAGGAAACTGGCAG TCAGTGCTGTACTGCCACCTCAACTCTGCCACAGAAGATCCTAAAAGTCCTGATGTGGAGACGGCGCTGAAAGCTTTTATGTACCACAGCCGCCTGGGTGCACATCTACAACATAAT TTCTCAGAGAGTCGAGACTATCTGCTCTCTATGGAGCGTGTGGCATCATGGGTAGCTGAGAAGGTCCTTCCCTTCCTGACTAAACCAGTCAACAGTGATGAGAGTGAACAGGATTCAGACAAGTCACAGCGACTGGCTGCAGAGATAACTGAG AGCTTCCTGTCAGTGTGCCGAGACATTATTCTCGTGGGTTTGGGTGATAAGACATTCAAAGGTCAAATCCTCCACCTGTGCTTGATCTCAGTCATGTCAG ATGCAGGCTATCTTTGCATTCCTGCAGTGCTGCCTGTTTTAAAGGAGGTGGCGTCTGATGCAGAGAGTGAGCTGGCTCAGGGAGACCAAGAGGACCCGACATGTAACAATCTGGGTGTGATCGCTAAAATCTTCCAGGTGATCATAGAGCTCTTAGCCCGCCGTCTGAAGAAGGAACCAGAGGAAGGGCTACAG CTGTGCCAGTCAGCCATCCCGGGCCTGACAGACTTCCTCCAGGTGGCTCAGACTTGGGACAGAGAGTCGCTCTATGGGATCTTTTCAACTCTTTTCGCTGTCATCATTGTAGAGAAGACACGTTTGCTACAGAAG ATGACCCATCCTGAGGAGATGATCACTCCAGAGTCAGTGGACAACATGCCTCCTCTGTCCAGCGTTCTGCTCTCTGTCATCCTAAAATCACCCTCTGTTACCAG tgcaTTTTTGAAAGAAGTGAGCTCAACTTTGGACTCTGAGGACATCAGTAGTCTAAATAATCTGGCTGCTGTGCTGCACATCTTGGCTGTCATCAAACAAA CCACTCAGTCCAAGGCTAGCTTGAAGAGCGCCGCCGTGTCTGTCCAGCAGCAGCTTCATAAACACGCCGTCACATCGACAGACGTCCAGAG GGTTATTTATGAATCTTCTGTGAAGACCTTGAATGAAATTCTGGCTTTATAG